A window of Synergistaceae bacterium contains these coding sequences:
- the alr gene encoding alanine racemase, translating to MQRATRMEVHLGNLKTNFSAIRRHVGDGPEIFGVVKANGYGHGAVIVCRALAEAGCRRFAVATPDEGLGLREAGIGEPILVLGPSPEKSADEYVSHDIASSVTDLHFARALGEAASRRGRQAAVHVKVDSGMGRIGFLPEDIPSVLDELLTIPGLKIEGMFTHFAVADESRLEYTDYQFSGLTRALKAAEERGVRIPMRHACNSAGLLACPDKFLDAVRPGLILYGMWPSEECPRPIELKPTFEVKTEIAFVKQLPPRSGVGYGLRYMTRGHEEIAVLPVGYADGYSRALSMKVPVLVKGRRVPMRGNICMDQTMIDVTGLDAKVGDEVVLIGRQGDEVITPEEIGAARNTINYEVPNAFLKRVPRVYIP from the coding sequence ATGCAGCGGGCGACAAGAATGGAAGTTCACCTGGGCAACCTGAAGACCAACTTTTCGGCCATACGACGGCACGTTGGAGACGGGCCCGAGATATTTGGCGTTGTGAAGGCCAACGGATATGGACACGGCGCCGTCATCGTCTGCAGGGCGCTGGCGGAGGCCGGATGCAGGAGATTCGCCGTGGCCACGCCGGACGAGGGGCTCGGGCTTCGAGAGGCCGGGATCGGCGAGCCGATACTGGTGCTTGGCCCGTCGCCGGAGAAATCCGCCGACGAGTATGTGAGCCATGACATAGCCTCCTCGGTCACCGACCTGCATTTCGCCAGGGCATTGGGCGAGGCGGCCTCACGGCGCGGCAGGCAGGCTGCGGTGCACGTCAAGGTGGACAGCGGCATGGGGCGGATCGGCTTCCTCCCCGAGGATATCCCGTCCGTCCTCGATGAGCTGCTTACGATCCCCGGCCTGAAGATCGAGGGGATGTTCACCCACTTCGCAGTGGCCGACGAGAGCCGCCTCGAGTACACCGACTACCAGTTCTCCGGCCTGACGAGGGCCTTGAAGGCGGCCGAGGAGCGAGGCGTACGGATCCCGATGCGTCACGCCTGCAACAGCGCCGGGCTGCTGGCTTGCCCGGACAAGTTCCTGGACGCGGTTCGGCCGGGGCTGATCCTCTACGGGATGTGGCCGTCGGAGGAATGCCCGAGACCGATCGAGCTGAAGCCGACCTTCGAGGTGAAGACGGAAATAGCGTTCGTCAAGCAGCTCCCGCCGCGCAGCGGGGTCGGCTACGGCCTGCGCTACATGACCCGCGGCCACGAGGAGATCGCCGTTCTGCCCGTCGGTTACGCGGACGGCTACTCCCGGGCCCTATCGATGAAAGTCCCGGTGCTGGTCAAGGGCAGGCGAGTCCCCATGAGGGGCAACATCTGCATGGACCAGACCATGATAGACGTCACCGGCTTGGACGCGAAGGTCGGGGACGAGGTGGTTCTGATCGGCAGGCAGGGCGACGAGGTCATCACCCCGGAGGAGATTGGCGCTGCGAGGAACACGATCAACTACGAGGTCCCCAACGCGTTCCTCAAGAGGGTGCCGAGGGTCTATATCCCCTAA
- a CDS encoding transketolase translates to MRVSTNLPLLKNFPVDVLSGSAVRSLEAAAAKCRAEAVTMVVLPNSGHPAGSLSSMEMYLAVYGVADITPENCDSFDRDYVAISHGHTSPAAYTALAAWGFFDPMDAVAHFRQCGSPFQGHVERSVPGIDWGSGNLGQGLSAGVGFALAQRARGSGKRTYVLMGDGGQTKGQSAEARRIAAKEGLSNITALIDWNNIQISGTLDKVMPADIKALWAADGWNVLECDGHSFQELYAALKEAESSPTLTMILCRTVMGKGVPFMEGTPEYHGKAPRDELYTKAMSDLGGDPAMLEDARARRADPPPAGRSVTPSAHRLDTGEPRTYEYDAKPTDNRSAFGRALADIGELNYKKDGATPILVFDCDLASSVKTSDFATACPEWFVQTGIQEHATATAAGAASIAGVAALWAGFGVFGLSETYNQQRLNDINKADLKTVLTHVGLDVGEDGATHQAIDYVGLLRNMFGYKLVVPCDPNQTDRATRWALGAPGCACLAMGRSRLKVLVDGDGMPLFAGDYSFDYGRADQLRKGADGAIFALGAMSGRAMEAAGILMEKGIEVSVYAVSCPLETDDEALRAAAATGRVLTCEDHNVNSGMGSIIAARMMELGLHPSFRSVGVHRYGDSGPSGDVIRAMGLDPLSLAACFESLA, encoded by the coding sequence ATGCGTGTGAGTACCAATCTCCCGTTACTGAAGAACTTTCCCGTGGATGTTCTCTCAGGTTCAGCCGTTCGTTCGCTTGAGGCGGCCGCGGCGAAGTGCCGCGCTGAGGCGGTGACGATGGTCGTGCTGCCGAACAGCGGCCACCCGGCGGGGTCTCTCTCCAGCATGGAGATGTACCTCGCGGTCTACGGGGTCGCGGACATCACCCCGGAGAACTGTGATTCTTTCGACCGGGACTACGTCGCAATAAGCCACGGGCATACCTCCCCGGCGGCCTACACAGCCCTCGCGGCCTGGGGCTTTTTCGACCCGATGGATGCGGTGGCCCACTTCAGGCAGTGCGGCTCCCCCTTCCAGGGGCACGTGGAGCGATCGGTCCCGGGCATCGACTGGGGAAGCGGAAACCTGGGCCAGGGACTGTCGGCCGGCGTCGGCTTCGCCCTGGCGCAGAGGGCCCGGGGAAGCGGCAAGAGGACCTACGTTCTGATGGGCGACGGAGGACAGACGAAGGGCCAGAGCGCGGAGGCGCGCAGGATTGCCGCCAAGGAGGGGCTCTCCAACATCACCGCCCTGATCGACTGGAACAACATCCAGATATCCGGCACTCTCGACAAGGTGATGCCGGCAGACATAAAGGCCCTGTGGGCAGCGGACGGCTGGAACGTTCTCGAGTGCGACGGGCACTCCTTCCAGGAGCTCTACGCGGCCCTTAAGGAGGCGGAGTCCTCCCCGACTCTCACCATGATACTGTGCAGGACGGTGATGGGCAAGGGAGTCCCCTTCATGGAGGGCACGCCGGAGTACCACGGCAAGGCCCCGCGGGACGAACTGTACACCAAGGCGATGAGCGATCTCGGCGGCGACCCGGCAATGCTCGAGGACGCGCGTGCCAGGAGGGCGGATCCCCCTCCCGCCGGGCGCAGTGTCACACCTTCGGCGCACCGACTGGACACCGGCGAGCCGCGCACCTACGAGTACGACGCGAAGCCCACCGACAACCGGTCGGCATTCGGCAGGGCGCTGGCGGACATAGGTGAGCTGAACTACAAGAAGGATGGAGCTACCCCGATCCTGGTCTTCGACTGCGACCTGGCGTCTTCCGTCAAGACCTCGGACTTTGCGACCGCCTGCCCCGAGTGGTTCGTCCAGACAGGCATCCAGGAGCACGCCACCGCGACAGCCGCCGGCGCAGCCTCCATAGCAGGAGTTGCCGCCCTTTGGGCCGGGTTCGGGGTGTTCGGACTGTCCGAGACCTATAATCAGCAGAGGCTCAACGACATAAACAAGGCGGACCTGAAGACGGTGCTTACCCATGTGGGGCTGGACGTCGGGGAGGACGGCGCTACCCACCAGGCGATAGACTACGTCGGGCTGCTCAGAAACATGTTCGGGTACAAACTCGTCGTCCCTTGCGATCCGAACCAGACGGACAGGGCGACGCGCTGGGCCCTCGGGGCGCCGGGGTGCGCCTGCCTCGCCATGGGGAGGAGCAGGCTGAAAGTCCTAGTCGACGGAGATGGAATGCCCCTCTTCGCGGGCGACTACTCCTTCGATTACGGTAGGGCCGACCAGTTGCGGAAGGGAGCTGACGGCGCGATATTCGCCCTCGGGGCGATGTCGGGGAGGGCCATGGAAGCCGCTGGGATTCTCATGGAAAAGGGGATCGAAGTGTCGGTCTACGCCGTCTCCTGCCCGTTGGAGACGGACGACGAAGCGCTTAGAGCCGCTGCTGCCACGGGGAGGGTGCTCACCTGCGAGGATCACAATGTGAACAGCGGAATGGGCTCGATCATCGCGGCCAGGATGATGGAGCTGGGGCTGCACCCATCGTTCCGGTCGGTCGGTGTGCACCGATACGGCGATTCCGGCCCGTCAGGGGACGTCATCCGGGCCATGGGGCTGGATCCTCTATCGCTGGCCGCGTGCTTCGAGTCTCTTGCGTGA
- a CDS encoding epoxyqueuosine reductase QueH — MTREGPAAGRRILLHVCCAPDATVPWADLESEGYEVLPYWYGCNIHPADEEARRRDSMVRLKSIMGGEAIIEEYRPESWLEAVAHLADEPEGGRRCSLCFRLQLDAAASAAAAAGIGMLCTTLTISPHKDVDEINRIGTECAARHGLEWLLRVFRRRAGFLRSVALSREYGLYRQKYCGCIHSIRRDVELSKEECR, encoded by the coding sequence ATGACACGAGAAGGACCGGCGGCAGGAAGGAGGATCCTTCTGCACGTCTGCTGCGCCCCGGACGCCACGGTGCCCTGGGCCGATCTTGAATCCGAGGGGTACGAGGTGCTGCCCTACTGGTACGGGTGCAACATCCACCCGGCCGATGAGGAGGCGAGAAGGCGCGACTCCATGGTCAGGCTCAAGTCCATCATGGGAGGAGAGGCGATAATAGAGGAATACCGTCCCGAGTCGTGGCTTGAGGCGGTAGCCCACCTCGCGGACGAGCCAGAGGGGGGGCGAAGGTGCTCCCTCTGCTTCAGGCTCCAGCTTGATGCGGCGGCCTCGGCGGCCGCAGCCGCGGGGATCGGCATGTTATGCACCACTCTCACGATCAGCCCGCACAAGGACGTCGACGAGATCAACAGGATCGGCACCGAGTGCGCTGCCCGGCACGGGCTTGAATGGCTGCTCCGCGTCTTCCGCAGGAGGGCCGGCTTCCTTCGCTCGGTGGCCCTGTCGAGGGAGTACGGGCTGTACAGGCAGAAATACTGCGGATGCATCCACAGCATTCGCCGGGACGTCGAACTTTCGAAGGAGGAGTGCAGATGA
- a CDS encoding M24 family metallopeptidase, whose amino-acid sequence MTFDHIEGRLSRLRTRMAEEGTDVMVVLAHENFNGESLSYISGFRGSSGAAVISADEALLVTDGRYSLQAAEQSPFEVVHQGQKLLQERTAELLRERKWRRGGYEGERLVVSVYRALEGSLSHWNDCSNLLPELRRRKDDAEVAAIAKAAEIAYSAYEEALKEVRPGMSENEFNALLEYLVRKGGAESGWQGGKFIVASGERGALPHGRASDRLFQRGDMVTVDFGATVDGYVSDITRNFCLGPMPAKGREIEAALLEAADAAVAEIRPGVEGRYVDSVARDILGEKGWGKYFIHSLGHGLGLEVHETPRLSPLSKDVLCEGDVVTVEPGIYIDGWGGMRIEDDYLVTASGAVCISGCRGREAVEIPV is encoded by the coding sequence ATGACATTCGATCATATAGAGGGCCGTCTCTCGCGGCTCCGGACGCGCATGGCGGAGGAGGGAACTGACGTCATGGTCGTCCTGGCCCACGAGAATTTCAATGGCGAGTCGCTGTCTTACATATCGGGCTTCCGCGGCAGCAGCGGAGCGGCGGTGATTTCGGCCGACGAGGCCCTGCTGGTGACGGATGGTCGCTATTCGCTCCAAGCGGCGGAACAGTCGCCGTTCGAGGTCGTCCACCAGGGCCAGAAGCTACTGCAGGAGAGGACCGCAGAGCTGTTGCGCGAGCGAAAGTGGCGCCGCGGCGGCTACGAGGGGGAGAGGCTTGTCGTGTCCGTCTACAGAGCCCTGGAGGGGTCTCTGAGCCATTGGAATGACTGTTCGAACCTGCTGCCGGAGCTCCGCAGGCGCAAGGACGACGCCGAGGTCGCCGCCATCGCCAAGGCCGCCGAGATAGCCTATTCCGCCTACGAGGAGGCGCTGAAGGAGGTCCGCCCCGGCATGTCCGAGAACGAGTTCAATGCCCTTCTGGAGTACCTGGTAAGAAAGGGTGGCGCCGAGTCGGGCTGGCAGGGCGGCAAGTTCATTGTCGCGTCGGGCGAGAGGGGGGCTCTGCCTCACGGAAGGGCGTCGGACAGGCTATTTCAAAGAGGGGACATGGTGACGGTGGACTTCGGCGCCACGGTCGACGGGTATGTCTCCGACATAACTAGGAACTTCTGCCTCGGTCCGATGCCGGCCAAGGGCCGCGAGATCGAGGCCGCCCTCCTGGAGGCGGCGGATGCCGCGGTGGCCGAGATCCGTCCCGGCGTCGAGGGAAGATACGTGGACTCGGTTGCGCGCGATATACTGGGCGAGAAGGGCTGGGGGAAGTACTTCATTCACAGCCTCGGTCACGGACTGGGGCTGGAGGTGCACGAGACGCCTCGCCTCTCCCCCCTGTCGAAGGACGTCCTCTGTGAGGGGGACGTGGTCACGGTCGAGCCGGGCATCTATATCGACGGGTGGGGCGGCATGAGGATAGAGGACGACTACCTCGTCACCGCTTCGGGCGCAGTGTGCATATCCGGCTGCCGGGGCAGGGAGGCGGTCGAGATACCGGTCTGA
- a CDS encoding rubredoxin → MKKYVCTVCGYVYDPAEGDPDNGVAPGTAFEDVPEDWLCPVCAVAKDMFEPED, encoded by the coding sequence ATGAAGAAGTACGTTTGCACCGTTTGCGGCTACGTCTACGATCCTGCGGAGGGAGATCCGGACAACGGAGTCGCGCCGGGGACGGCCTTTGAAGATGTCCCCGAGGACTGGCTCTGCCCGGTCTGCGCAGTGGCGAAGGATATGTTCGAGCCGGAGGACTAG
- the miaB gene encoding tRNA (N6-isopentenyl adenosine(37)-C2)-methylthiotransferase MiaB, with protein MHKFSIKVYGCQMNVYDGDKIKTALVERGWMEAPEEEADLVILNGCSIRDKAEQKVWSDLGRYAVRWNREGRPLVAVVGCVAQRVGRRMAVRFPWVRFVSGPRHIGEVPDALSRLFEVEGAPVFLMDDDPSEFVELPGAPIERGNRWRAFVTIAHGCDNFCSYCIVPYVRGRFLSRAPREIIDEVKALVADGVLEVTLLGQNVNSYGSDFSNGYRFSSLLRDVAERTGVRLLRFVTSHPRDFSPDIVDVMAERSDVLCPSINLPIQSGSDRMLKMMRRGYDLQSYRAAVASIRERLPDAGLTTDLIIGHPGETEEDFQLSLNALEEFRFDLVHSAAYSPREGTSAAAREDQVPHDVKMSRLNEVNVLQARIAREINRALIGRRFEILLDDVAPRGRGLIQGRTPSDKVVLVEGGEELLGRFATVEITDGESWRLNGRLVSISGRGGVP; from the coding sequence TTGCATAAGTTCTCGATAAAAGTCTACGGGTGTCAGATGAACGTCTACGACGGGGACAAGATAAAAACCGCCCTCGTCGAGCGCGGCTGGATGGAGGCCCCCGAGGAGGAGGCCGATCTGGTCATACTGAATGGGTGCAGCATCCGCGACAAGGCCGAGCAGAAGGTCTGGAGCGACCTGGGCCGCTACGCTGTGCGATGGAACAGGGAGGGCAGGCCGCTCGTGGCGGTCGTCGGATGTGTTGCCCAGAGGGTCGGGCGCAGAATGGCGGTTCGCTTTCCGTGGGTTCGCTTCGTGTCCGGCCCCAGGCATATCGGCGAAGTCCCCGACGCCCTCTCGCGCCTCTTCGAGGTGGAGGGAGCCCCGGTCTTTCTGATGGACGACGACCCGAGTGAGTTCGTCGAGCTGCCCGGCGCGCCGATCGAGAGGGGCAACCGATGGAGGGCGTTCGTGACGATAGCTCACGGCTGCGACAACTTCTGCTCCTACTGCATAGTCCCCTACGTCAGGGGGCGCTTCCTCTCCCGTGCGCCGAGGGAGATAATCGACGAGGTCAAGGCCCTCGTCGCCGACGGGGTCCTCGAGGTCACTCTGCTTGGGCAGAACGTGAACAGCTACGGCAGCGATTTCTCGAACGGCTACAGGTTCTCCTCCCTCCTGCGGGACGTCGCGGAGAGGACGGGAGTGCGCCTGCTGCGCTTCGTCACCTCCCACCCCCGGGATTTCTCTCCCGACATAGTCGACGTCATGGCCGAGCGCTCCGACGTCCTATGCCCCTCGATCAACCTTCCCATTCAGTCGGGCAGCGACAGGATGCTGAAGATGATGAGAAGGGGCTACGATCTCCAGAGCTACAGGGCCGCCGTCGCCTCGATCCGGGAGAGGCTCCCGGACGCAGGGCTGACCACGGACCTGATTATCGGCCATCCGGGCGAGACGGAGGAGGACTTTCAACTGTCGTTGAACGCGCTGGAGGAGTTCCGATTCGACCTGGTGCACTCCGCCGCCTACTCCCCCAGGGAGGGGACATCCGCCGCGGCCAGGGAGGACCAGGTCCCGCACGATGTCAAGATGAGCCGCCTGAACGAGGTAAACGTCCTTCAGGCCAGGATAGCGAGGGAGATAAACAGGGCCCTCATAGGCAGGAGGTTCGAGATACTGCTGGACGACGTCGCCCCCAGGGGGCGAGGGCTGATCCAGGGCCGGACCCCGTCGGACAAGGTCGTGCTGGTGGAGGGCGGGGAGGAGCTGTTGGGGCGCTTCGCCACTGTGGAGATAACGGACGGGGAGAGCTGGCGCTTGAACGGACGCTTGGTATCGATCTCCGGCCGAGGCGGCGTCCCATGA
- a CDS encoding ComEA family DNA-binding protein, with protein MKEKLGRNAGLGFFAIGVACFLLAGLLVYKFSGRFVDTPSGAVAGPAHTFRDRSDVRQDTAPADPAAGGGARTEPREESHWVLYITGEVRNPGVYNLPPGSRVFQLVEAAGGIGPQADPVRINMASPLADGMHIHVPSIRPGGGIMDIPEGSAHSLMSLAPSMSPSGGHGAMVNVNSASAAELQTLPGIGPVTARAIIEHRERVGPFRSLESLMDVSGIGPKKLEAIRGMVVVQ; from the coding sequence ATGAAAGAAAAGCTCGGCCGCAACGCGGGGCTGGGCTTCTTCGCCATAGGGGTCGCCTGCTTTCTACTGGCGGGTTTGCTGGTCTACAAATTCTCCGGGAGGTTCGTGGACACTCCGTCCGGTGCGGTCGCCGGTCCTGCTCACACGTTCCGCGACAGATCGGACGTCAGGCAGGACACGGCGCCTGCCGACCCGGCTGCCGGAGGGGGAGCGAGGACGGAGCCTCGCGAGGAGAGCCATTGGGTGCTCTATATCACAGGAGAGGTGAGAAATCCGGGTGTCTACAACCTGCCTCCTGGAAGCAGGGTCTTTCAGCTGGTCGAGGCCGCCGGGGGGATAGGGCCGCAGGCGGACCCGGTGAGGATAAACATGGCGTCGCCACTCGCGGACGGCATGCACATCCATGTTCCCTCGATACGGCCCGGCGGCGGGATAATGGACATCCCCGAGGGGAGCGCTCACTCGCTGATGTCGCTCGCTCCAAGCATGTCCCCCTCGGGCGGGCATGGTGCCATGGTGAACGTGAACTCGGCCTCCGCCGCAGAGCTGCAGACCCTGCCGGGAATCGGCCCGGTGACGGCCAGGGCGATAATTGAGCACAGGGAGAGGGTCGGTCCCTTCCGCTCGCTCGAGTCGCTGATGGACGTCAGCGGCATCGGCCCGAAGAAGCTCGAGGCGATCAGGGGAATGGTCGTCGTCCAATGA
- a CDS encoding ComEC/Rec2 family competence protein, with protein MSGTRLPEDHSEVPFVPREGVARAPLLFILAGLSFSLAATNRGVPPIVSALLAPLTVMGLALVLSETRPLRLLSYASGVALLSLAAALLCCLSLLRPPSLPEGRVEGKGVVVYERSWGTRRAVLVDAATGRYMLKINPDRHVLEGDTLLFTGTARAISPRDGSSFREDYYWSARGTRIEIIPEKVSKRSGGPSLPRWRTSLRRRMLLTLPPRTRGYLLAAVLGVRDPDLNEAHRRWGTSHLLAVSGFHVGLVALGVWRLLSSSRARAAVSRRWAAFAASLVLWGYALLAGGAPGALRAALMLQTVLLSEVFGRRGNPVNSVSLAALLLLLWRPAWFFDVGWRLSVIAAMILASLTQRIINLWLLPLSSALVWLATSPQVTSVFGSVPTAGLLLNLVALPLFSALYPVAFFFSLPLLIGIPGGRSPAFAAEGLFTLWEACADFIAGLVPWSVGWTPALAMIGGGMFVLVLAGGVHPFRGRTVAGAGMILLAGVFIL; from the coding sequence ATGAGCGGGACGCGCCTGCCGGAGGATCACAGCGAGGTCCCGTTCGTCCCTCGCGAGGGAGTGGCGCGAGCGCCGCTTCTTTTTATCCTCGCGGGGCTGTCGTTTTCTCTTGCCGCGACCAATAGAGGCGTCCCGCCGATCGTTTCGGCTCTGCTAGCTCCTCTGACGGTAATGGGGCTGGCCTTAGTGCTGTCGGAGACCCGTCCGCTTCGCCTGCTGTCGTATGCGTCGGGCGTGGCACTTCTCTCCCTAGCGGCGGCCCTGCTCTGCTGCCTGTCGCTCCTGCGGCCGCCATCCCTGCCCGAGGGAAGGGTCGAGGGAAAGGGCGTCGTCGTATATGAACGCTCGTGGGGCACCCGACGAGCCGTGCTGGTAGACGCCGCCACAGGAAGGTACATGCTCAAGATCAATCCCGACCGGCACGTGTTGGAGGGGGACACCCTCTTGTTCACCGGAACAGCCCGCGCAATCTCCCCGAGAGACGGATCGTCATTCCGAGAGGACTACTACTGGAGCGCGAGGGGCACGAGGATCGAGATAATCCCGGAGAAGGTCTCTAAGAGGTCGGGAGGCCCCTCCCTCCCCCGGTGGAGGACCTCTCTGCGCAGGCGCATGCTGCTGACCCTGCCTCCGCGCACGAGGGGCTATCTGCTCGCGGCGGTGCTCGGCGTCCGGGACCCCGACCTTAACGAAGCTCACAGGCGCTGGGGGACGTCCCACCTCCTGGCAGTGTCCGGTTTTCACGTCGGCCTGGTCGCTCTCGGCGTATGGAGGCTGCTTTCGTCGAGCCGGGCCAGGGCCGCCGTATCGCGACGGTGGGCGGCGTTCGCAGCAAGCCTCGTCCTGTGGGGGTACGCCCTCCTGGCCGGAGGTGCTCCGGGGGCTCTGAGGGCTGCTCTGATGCTTCAGACGGTCCTTCTTAGCGAGGTCTTCGGGCGCAGGGGGAACCCCGTGAACTCCGTCTCCCTGGCGGCGCTGCTTCTGCTCCTGTGGCGACCCGCGTGGTTCTTCGACGTAGGCTGGCGTCTGTCGGTCATCGCAGCCATGATCCTCGCCTCGCTGACCCAGCGAATCATCAACCTGTGGTTGCTTCCCCTGTCGAGCGCACTCGTATGGCTCGCGACCTCCCCCCAGGTCACATCGGTCTTCGGAAGCGTGCCGACGGCAGGGCTGCTGCTGAACCTGGTCGCCCTGCCTCTCTTCTCGGCCCTCTACCCGGTAGCGTTTTTCTTCTCCCTCCCCCTTCTCATTGGCATTCCGGGGGGAAGATCCCCGGCCTTCGCCGCCGAGGGCCTGTTCACCCTGTGGGAGGCCTGCGCCGACTTCATCGCGGGACTCGTGCCCTGGTCCGTCGGGTGGACCCCGGCTCTTGCGATGATCGGGGGCGGGATGTTCGTCCTCGTCCTCGCGGGAGGAGTTCATCCATTTCGCGGGAGGACTGTCGCCGGCGCGGGGATGATTCTGCTGGCCGGGGTGTTCATACTGTGA
- a CDS encoding type III pantothenate kinase → MLLVIDVGNTTTVIGIYDGEELRYHWRLISERHTSDELGIYLLNLLSISGMDQREIDGAIFSSVVPSLDSALCEGLENYLGVRPVKVTADLDLGIEIAYSPRHEVGADRLVNSVAGIARYGAPLIVVDFGTAITLDILNAEGAYIGGAIAPGLVTGMEALFGRTAKLPQVSLVPPKSVIGNNTIGSIQAGIMFGNAGLVDALVGRAWSEMGTETRVVATGGHSSEIASLSRTITDVDQWLALEGLRIIHDRNSDR, encoded by the coding sequence ATGCTTCTAGTAATCGACGTCGGCAACACCACCACGGTCATAGGGATCTACGACGGGGAGGAATTGAGATACCACTGGCGGCTTATATCCGAGCGTCACACGTCCGACGAGCTGGGGATATACCTGCTCAACCTGCTGTCCATATCCGGGATGGACCAAAGGGAGATCGACGGCGCGATATTCTCCAGCGTCGTTCCCTCTCTGGACAGCGCCCTGTGCGAGGGGCTGGAGAACTACCTGGGAGTTCGGCCGGTTAAGGTTACCGCGGATCTGGATCTCGGGATCGAGATAGCCTACTCGCCCAGGCACGAGGTCGGCGCGGACAGGCTGGTGAACTCCGTGGCGGGGATAGCCCGCTACGGCGCTCCCCTGATAGTGGTCGACTTCGGCACGGCCATAACCCTGGACATACTGAATGCCGAGGGAGCATATATCGGGGGCGCCATAGCCCCTGGGCTGGTCACTGGCATGGAGGCCCTGTTCGGCAGGACGGCCAAGCTGCCGCAGGTCTCGCTCGTCCCGCCGAAGAGCGTGATAGGCAACAACACCATCGGCTCGATCCAGGCTGGGATAATGTTCGGCAACGCCGGCCTGGTCGATGCGCTGGTCGGGAGGGCCTGGAGCGAGATGGGGACGGAGACGAGGGTGGTCGCCACGGGAGGACACTCGTCCGAGATAGCCTCCCTTTCCCGGACCATCACGGATGTGGACCAGTGGCTTGCGCTCGAGGGCCTGAGAATCATCCACGACAGGAACAGCGATAGGTGA